A genome region from Methanofollis sp. UBA420 includes the following:
- a CDS encoding DUF1269 domain-containing protein, protein MSDLVVVGFDDEKTAFRVRDKLAQMSKEHLVGLEDLVVVVRHQDGKTDIKQSTSLAGIGALSGSFWGLLIGLIFFVPVLGLAIGAIAGAIAGHFADYGIDDKFIKDVSETVKPGNSAVFMLIKEATPDKFLKEMAEFKGTVIRTSMTAENEAKLRAAFGEEEPAEKEKVAAPAM, encoded by the coding sequence ATGAGTGATCTGGTTGTCGTCGGATTTGACGACGAAAAAACCGCGTTCCGGGTGAGGGACAAACTCGCGCAGATGAGCAAGGAGCACCTGGTCGGGCTCGAGGACCTGGTCGTGGTGGTCCGCCACCAGGACGGGAAGACAGACATCAAGCAGTCGACGAGCCTTGCCGGCATAGGGGCGCTGAGCGGGAGTTTCTGGGGCCTCCTCATCGGGCTTATCTTCTTTGTGCCGGTCCTCGGGCTTGCGATCGGCGCGATCGCCGGGGCGATCGCCGGCCACTTTGCAGACTACGGCATCGATGACAAGTTCATCAAAGACGTTTCCGAAACGGTGAAGCCCGGGAATTCAGCGGTCTTCATGCTGATCAAGGAGGCGACGCCTGACAAGTTCCTCAAGGAGATGGCGGAGTTCAAGGGCACGGTCATCAGGACGTCCATGACCGCGGAGAACGAGGCAAAACTGAGGGCGGCCTTCGGCGAGGAGGAACCGGCAGAGAAGGAGAAGGTCGCGGCCCCGGCGATGTGA
- a CDS encoding uridylate kinase, with protein sequence MDLPVVVKVGGSLTDRAAAVVGEVLDAGVPALIVPGGGQFADAVRTLAPPDTPAHWMAVAAMEAYGWYLSSFGIPVTADLAVPEGPAVFLPYAALRAHDPLPHSWAVTSDTIAAWAAREIGASLVLVKSVDSLTRGGVPIAAVHEPFPCDEVDPLLLPYLFDHHISARIVNGRVEGRLLRLLEGEAVPCTRVYTSI encoded by the coding sequence ATGGACCTGCCAGTCGTCGTCAAGGTCGGGGGGAGCCTGACAGACCGCGCCGCCGCCGTGGTCGGAGAGGTGCTCGACGCGGGGGTGCCGGCCCTGATCGTGCCTGGGGGCGGGCAGTTCGCCGACGCCGTCAGGACCCTCGCGCCGCCCGACACCCCGGCCCACTGGATGGCGGTCGCCGCCATGGAGGCCTACGGCTGGTACCTCTCCTCCTTCGGCATCCCGGTGACCGCCGACCTCGCCGTGCCCGAAGGCCCGGCGGTCTTCCTCCCCTATGCCGCCCTCAGGGCGCACGACCCCCTCCCGCACTCCTGGGCCGTCACCTCGGACACCATCGCCGCCTGGGCCGCCCGGGAGATCGGGGCCTCTCTCGTCCTTGTCAAGTCGGTGGACAGCCTGACGCGCGGCGGCGTCCCCATCGCCGCAGTCCACGAGCCCTTCCCCTGCGACGAAGTCGACCCCCTCCTCCTCCCGTACCTCTTCGACCACCACATCTCCGCACGGATCGTGAACGGCAGGGTCGAAGGGCGCCTCCTCCGACTCCTCGAAGGGGAGGCCGTCCCCTGTACCCGAGTCTATACGAGCATTTAA
- a CDS encoding small multi-drug export protein has translation MNPDWLFTWLRQASKVILIVVIFTLLIPLLLGLALSVPSGVVLGLVSSTLLLQANAVFVGLAMGLHPVMVLAVMTLVEVGAVLAIFETCDTFAMQSVRIQAMLEKTGKKMQTMKYLSKYGVYTLFFLPVFPIIGLYSSVVIAWILQWDRRLSLLFITLGWIGICLALMLMKFGVLKIIL, from the coding sequence ATGAATCCCGACTGGCTCTTCACCTGGCTCCGGCAGGCATCAAAGGTCATATTGATCGTCGTCATCTTCACCCTACTCATTCCTCTCCTCCTCGGCCTCGCCCTCTCCGTCCCCTCGGGCGTGGTGCTCGGCCTCGTTTCTTCCACTCTCCTCCTCCAGGCGAACGCCGTCTTCGTCGGTCTCGCGATGGGTCTCCACCCTGTCATGGTTCTTGCGGTCATGACCCTCGTCGAGGTCGGCGCCGTGCTCGCGATCTTCGAGACCTGCGACACCTTTGCGATGCAGTCGGTACGGATCCAGGCCATGCTTGAGAAAACCGGGAAAAAGATGCAGACAATGAAATATCTCTCAAAATATGGCGTCTATACTCTCTTCTTCCTCCCGGTATTCCCCATCATCGGGCTGTACTCCAGCGTCGTCATTGCGTGGATTCTCCAGTGGGACCGCCGTCTCTCTCTCCTTTTTATCACCCTCGGCTGGATCGGGATCTGCCTGGCACTCATGCTCATGAAGTTTGGCGTCCTTAAGATCATCCTCTGA
- a CDS encoding DUF1269 domain-containing protein, with product MANVMYGPMQMVVIGFDEPEFHGQVLKQLRSLREKGTMRLIDLLFVWKDADGKVTEFQATDLTEEERMRFGAVVGALIGFGAAGKEGARAGAEAGAERVAEYDFGIAADDLATIADAIPADSAAAVMLIEHTWAIGLKQALRDAGGFVLAQGMVTPEALLLAGADLAAAVEAADKEEKEKKRVAVPAQ from the coding sequence ATGGCAAACGTAATGTATGGACCGATGCAGATGGTCGTGATCGGCTTTGACGAGCCCGAATTCCATGGACAAGTTCTCAAGCAACTTAGATCCCTGCGAGAAAAGGGTACGATGAGGCTGATCGACCTCCTCTTTGTCTGGAAGGATGCCGACGGCAAAGTCACCGAGTTTCAGGCTACCGATCTCACCGAGGAGGAGAGGATGCGCTTCGGCGCCGTTGTGGGAGCCCTCATCGGGTTCGGGGCGGCCGGGAAAGAGGGAGCGCGTGCCGGCGCGGAGGCGGGCGCGGAACGGGTGGCGGAGTATGACTTCGGCATCGCCGCGGACGACCTCGCCACGATCGCCGACGCCATCCCGGCAGACAGCGCCGCAGCCGTGATGCTGATCGAGCACACCTGGGCGATCGGGCTCAAGCAGGCGCTGCGCGACGCCGGCGGCTTCGTGCTTGCCCAGGGGATGGTGACGCCCGAGGCACTGCTGCTCGCCGGGGCAGACCTCGCCGCCGCGGTGGAGGCGGCGGACAAGGAGGAAAAGGAGAAGAAGAGGGTCGCTGTTCCGGCACAGTGA
- a CDS encoding DUF7504 family protein, producing the protein MSALDITPDNPRIVLIFSPARSVRESNLAAVREVMEQGIGVVIVTINQPARSLARHYQKNGVDTASLRFIDTVTKYAGGDAQEDMPGSIFLHRPDDLTGLSIAITEALKDPGEQKTCILVDSINAMLIYISSADLLKFIHYLTSKLKILEISGIFLAVESGLDPALLARLTAISDGVIEIGGVPAGPRQA; encoded by the coding sequence GTGAGCGCCCTCGACATCACGCCCGACAATCCCCGGATCGTCCTGATCTTCTCGCCTGCACGCTCGGTCAGGGAGAGCAACCTGGCCGCCGTCAGGGAGGTCATGGAGCAGGGGATCGGCGTCGTCATCGTCACCATCAACCAGCCGGCCCGTTCTCTTGCCAGGCATTACCAGAAAAACGGCGTCGATACTGCCAGTCTCCGCTTCATCGACACGGTCACGAAGTACGCCGGCGGCGACGCCCAGGAGGACATGCCCGGAAGCATCTTCCTCCACCGCCCGGACGACCTCACCGGCCTCTCCATCGCCATAACAGAGGCCCTGAAAGATCCGGGTGAGCAAAAGACCTGCATCCTCGTCGATTCCATCAACGCAATGCTCATCTATATCTCATCCGCGGATCTTCTGAAGTTCATCCACTATCTCACAAGCAAACTGAAAATACTGGAGATCTCAGGCATCTTCCTCGCCGTGGAGTCTGGCCTCGACCCCGCCCTCCTCGCGCGGCTGACCGCCATCTCAGACGGCGTTATCGAGATCGGCGGGGTGCCGGCAGGTCCGCGGCAGGCATAA
- a CDS encoding phospholipase D-like domain-containing protein, with the protein MRTAIVIFLLALLAGTAGAVQIVAFCPDPYLSGEPDEYVVLDGAGSLHGIEISDGEGSVRFPEGSVIDGRIVVAREAAGYVRAHGRLPDYEVVDTDAGVPDMERRGDFRLANQRDSLTLLVGGAVVQEVGWPGDVVPRQGQVHTLVDGRWDPRPFFIGQSDFAPQTFENVTVTLFVSPDCSYEVISDAVTSARESIDVNVYEFTHPGIAGMLTGAAGRGVDVSILVEGGPVGGISAEGKGVARMLAGHGVPVMMMETAGDVHARYRFDHAKYMVVDGRSVLVMSENFKESGIPEAGKRGNRGWGAWVQDTGVAGYFAEVYRADSTGGDVVPAPQDGNVAATGGGNYEVRFSPETVHGARVTPVIAPETSDLVRQMIAGAGERVLIEQAYITNSTAGGPNRYLTEAINASRRGVSVQVLLDSAWFNVEGEKDNDEMAAWINEFARSEGLPIEARCVDLAAANLEKVHTKGVVVDDRSVLVSSINWNDNSPDFNREAGVIVEHPAAAAYFARVFAADWEAGTRVGGEAGFDYRIVAAVGVVILFAALYVARRIMRW; encoded by the coding sequence ATGCGGACGGCCATCGTCATCTTCCTCCTCGCTCTTCTCGCCGGGACGGCCGGGGCGGTCCAGATCGTGGCGTTCTGCCCCGACCCCTACCTTTCCGGCGAGCCCGACGAGTACGTCGTCCTCGACGGGGCCGGGAGCCTGCACGGCATCGAGATCTCCGATGGAGAGGGGAGTGTCCGTTTCCCTGAGGGGAGCGTTATTGACGGGCGTATCGTTGTCGCACGGGAGGCGGCCGGGTATGTCAGGGCCCACGGCCGTCTCCCCGACTACGAGGTCGTCGACACCGATGCGGGGGTCCCCGACATGGAGAGGAGAGGGGACTTCAGGCTCGCGAACCAGAGGGACAGTCTCACCCTCCTTGTCGGCGGGGCGGTTGTCCAGGAGGTCGGGTGGCCGGGCGACGTGGTGCCGCGGCAGGGGCAGGTCCACACTCTCGTGGACGGCAGATGGGACCCGCGGCCCTTCTTCATCGGCCAGTCCGACTTCGCCCCACAGACCTTCGAGAACGTCACGGTGACCCTCTTCGTCTCTCCCGACTGCTCGTACGAGGTGATCTCCGACGCGGTCACCTCGGCGCGGGAGAGCATCGACGTGAATGTCTACGAGTTCACCCACCCCGGCATCGCGGGGATGCTCACCGGCGCCGCGGGCCGCGGGGTCGATGTCTCGATCCTTGTCGAGGGCGGGCCGGTCGGGGGGATCAGCGCCGAAGGGAAGGGCGTCGCACGGATGCTCGCCGGCCACGGCGTCCCGGTGATGATGATGGAGACCGCGGGCGATGTCCATGCCCGCTATCGCTTCGACCACGCGAAGTACATGGTGGTCGACGGGAGGAGCGTCCTTGTCATGTCGGAGAACTTCAAGGAGAGCGGCATCCCCGAGGCAGGGAAGAGGGGGAACCGCGGCTGGGGGGCGTGGGTGCAGGACACCGGGGTCGCGGGCTACTTCGCAGAGGTCTACCGGGCCGACAGCACCGGCGGCGACGTCGTGCCGGCCCCGCAAGATGGGAACGTCGCGGCAACGGGCGGCGGAAACTACGAGGTGCGGTTCTCGCCCGAGACCGTTCACGGCGCCAGGGTGACGCCGGTGATCGCGCCGGAGACGAGCGATCTCGTGCGGCAGATGATCGCGGGGGCCGGGGAGCGTGTCCTCATCGAGCAGGCCTATATCACGAACAGCACCGCGGGAGGGCCGAACCGGTACCTGACCGAGGCGATCAATGCCTCGCGCCGCGGCGTCTCCGTGCAGGTGCTCCTGGACTCCGCGTGGTTCAATGTGGAGGGCGAGAAGGACAACGACGAGATGGCGGCCTGGATCAACGAGTTTGCCCGGAGTGAGGGCCTCCCGATCGAGGCGCGCTGCGTCGACCTTGCGGCGGCGAACCTGGAGAAGGTCCACACGAAAGGGGTGGTCGTGGACGACAGGAGCGTGCTCGTCTCCTCGATCAACTGGAATGACAACTCCCCCGACTTCAACCGCGAGGCCGGGGTGATCGTCGAGCACCCGGCGGCGGCGGCGTACTTCGCCCGCGTCTTCGCGGCCGACTGGGAGGCTGGGACGAGGGTCGGCGGAGAAGCGGGGTTCGATTATCGTATCGTCGCTGCCGTCGGCGTCGTGATCCTCTTCGCCGCCCTGTATGTCGCGAGAAGGATTATGAGGTGGTGA
- a CDS encoding AI-2E family transporter yields the protein MSAGIIRSPTGTALICGATFVIVAAGMHAGADLLNPVLFAFLIAVLMAPLQHRLIEKGMPRGAATLVVMGMIVLFCAFLLWVLSTSLVQMGEALPAYQEMLRVQIERVMSFFPGTGISPGDIPAIPGDSPFRPSIVSVLAGLAGLLAEFFLVLLVTAFLLPAAGEGWGFGRYSDAVVGHFTARGRAALVTGAGTGFFLAVIGVDFPLLWGLLVFILSFIPFIGIWIAAIPPIGMAWLEYGTPGAVAVVAGIAAINLLAERGFATPKAAKVPGLSPAITVVSLFFWTWVLGIPGMFLAVPLTLAAKTLLESSEETRWLASVMETKGPE from the coding sequence ATGAGCGCCGGCATCATCAGGAGCCCGACGGGGACGGCCCTTATCTGTGGAGCTACCTTTGTTATCGTGGCCGCCGGCATGCACGCCGGCGCAGACCTCCTCAACCCGGTCCTGTTTGCATTTCTCATCGCCGTCCTCATGGCCCCCCTCCAGCACAGACTCATCGAGAAAGGGATGCCCCGGGGTGCGGCGACCCTTGTCGTGATGGGCATGATCGTCCTTTTCTGCGCCTTTCTCCTCTGGGTGCTCTCCACCTCCCTCGTGCAGATGGGGGAGGCCCTGCCCGCCTACCAGGAGATGCTCAGGGTACAGATCGAGCGGGTCATGTCATTCTTCCCGGGGACAGGGATCTCGCCCGGAGATATTCCGGCCATCCCCGGAGATTCTCCCTTCCGTCCCTCTATCGTGAGCGTGCTTGCGGGCCTCGCCGGACTGCTCGCCGAATTTTTTCTGGTTCTGCTGGTCACCGCGTTCCTCCTCCCCGCGGCCGGGGAAGGATGGGGGTTCGGTCGGTACTCTGATGCGGTCGTCGGTCATTTCACCGCGAGGGGCCGGGCCGCCCTGGTCACCGGCGCCGGGACAGGATTCTTCCTCGCCGTGATCGGGGTCGATTTCCCCCTGCTCTGGGGGTTGCTCGTTTTCATCCTCTCTTTTATCCCGTTCATCGGCATCTGGATCGCGGCCATCCCTCCCATCGGGATGGCATGGCTGGAGTACGGGACGCCGGGGGCTGTGGCTGTCGTCGCCGGCATCGCCGCGATCAACCTCCTTGCAGAAAGAGGCTTCGCAACGCCCAAAGCCGCAAAAGTCCCTGGCCTTTCCCCTGCCATCACCGTCGTCTCCCTCTTTTTCTGGACATGGGTGCTCGGGATCCCGGGCATGTTTCTTGCTGTACCGCTCACCCTTGCCGCAAAAACCCTGCTTGAATCATCGGAGGAGACACGCTGGCTTGCGAGCGTGATGGAGACAAAAGGCCCGGAATAA
- a CDS encoding zinc finger domain-containing protein: protein MEKCTSCNAPLSERGATRFNCPVCGNEIRRCAQCREQSIAYTCEKCGYQGP from the coding sequence ATGGAAAAATGCACGTCATGCAACGCACCCCTCTCTGAACGTGGTGCGACCAGGTTTAACTGTCCCGTCTGCGGGAACGAGATCAGGCGCTGTGCCCAGTGCAGGGAACAGAGCATCGCCTACACCTGCGAAAAATGCGGGTACCAGGGGCCATAA
- a CDS encoding arylsulfatase, producing the protein MNEKLIEYPPGTAFPGTIGRTVDESTPAWPAPLRAKEGAPNVLIIVLDDTGFGQLGCYGSPIRTPNLDRLAEGGLRYTNMHTTALCSPTRSCILTGRNHHSNNMAGITEISTGYPGYSGSIPFENGFLSEMLLQNGYNTFAVGKWHLTPAEQISAAGPYERWPLGRGFERFYGFLGGDTHQYYPDLAHDNHTIDPPRTPEEGYTLNEDLADRAIGFVADAKQVAPDRPFFMYYCTGAMHAPHHVPREWADRYRGVFDDGWEAYRQRVFARQKELGIVPEGTDLPPHDPDVPRWDALPEKERRLYARMMEVFAGFLEHTYHHIGRVLDYLESIGELEKTLVMVISDNGASAEGGPTGSVNENRFFNYVPESLEDNLAALDDLGGPKYFNHYAWGWTWAGDTPFRRWKRETYRGGISDPFIVHWPRGIRAKGKIRTQYAHAIDIVPTVLEVLGIRPPAAIRGVTQSPIEGVSFAGSLDDAAAPSRHATQYYEMIGHRSLYHKGWKAVCPWPGPSFAESGPFGQPISAEKLRELDAKGWELYHVETDVTEAHNVAGEYPEVLQELVTLWYAEAGRYHVLPIDGRGVQRFADPRPEIGGERARYVYFPGTQGVPENTAVKVLNRSHVIAAVVDIPEGGAEGVLLSHGSNVGGYALFVKENRLHYVHNYVGVREFHLVSTETVPEGRVVLSYQFERTGEPDVRNGKGAPGTGRLYFNERPVGEMEVPVTVPILIGLGGGLCCGRSRGSPITDLYRPPFAFTGTIHRVAVDVSGERIEDHEAEIRMALARQ; encoded by the coding sequence ATGAACGAGAAACTGATCGAGTACCCGCCCGGGACGGCGTTTCCCGGGACGATCGGCCGGACGGTCGACGAGTCCACGCCGGCCTGGCCCGCGCCCCTGCGGGCGAAGGAGGGAGCACCGAATGTCCTGATCATCGTGCTCGACGACACGGGCTTCGGGCAACTGGGTTGTTACGGCTCACCCATCAGGACGCCGAACCTGGACCGCCTTGCCGAAGGGGGTCTGCGCTACACCAACATGCACACGACGGCGCTCTGCTCGCCGACACGGTCCTGCATCCTGACAGGGCGCAACCACCACTCCAACAACATGGCCGGGATCACCGAGATCTCGACCGGGTACCCGGGTTATTCCGGGAGCATCCCCTTTGAGAACGGATTTCTTTCCGAGATGCTGCTCCAGAACGGCTACAACACCTTCGCGGTCGGCAAGTGGCACCTGACGCCGGCCGAGCAGATCAGCGCGGCCGGCCCGTACGAGCGCTGGCCCCTGGGCCGCGGTTTCGAACGGTTTTACGGATTTCTCGGCGGCGACACCCACCAGTATTATCCCGACCTCGCCCACGACAACCACACGATCGACCCGCCGCGGACGCCGGAGGAGGGCTACACCCTCAACGAGGACCTCGCGGACCGGGCGATCGGCTTCGTCGCCGACGCGAAACAGGTCGCCCCTGACAGGCCCTTCTTTATGTACTACTGCACCGGCGCGATGCATGCCCCGCACCATGTGCCGAGGGAATGGGCCGACCGCTACAGGGGCGTCTTCGACGACGGCTGGGAGGCCTACCGGCAGAGGGTCTTTGCCCGGCAGAAGGAACTCGGCATCGTCCCCGAAGGCACCGACCTCCCGCCGCACGACCCGGACGTGCCGCGGTGGGACGCACTCCCTGAGAAGGAGAGGCGCCTGTACGCCAGGATGATGGAGGTCTTCGCCGGTTTCCTGGAGCATACCTACCACCACATAGGCCGCGTCCTCGACTACCTGGAATCGATCGGCGAACTGGAGAAGACTCTGGTCATGGTCATCTCGGACAACGGCGCCAGTGCGGAGGGCGGCCCCACCGGGTCGGTCAACGAAAACAGGTTCTTCAATTACGTCCCCGAGTCCCTGGAGGACAACCTTGCGGCCCTGGACGATCTGGGCGGGCCGAAGTACTTCAACCACTATGCCTGGGGGTGGACCTGGGCCGGCGACACGCCTTTCAGGCGCTGGAAGAGGGAGACGTACAGGGGAGGGATCAGCGACCCCTTCATCGTCCACTGGCCGCGAGGGATCAGGGCGAAGGGGAAGATCAGGACGCAGTACGCCCATGCCATCGATATCGTGCCGACAGTGCTGGAGGTGCTCGGCATCAGGCCGCCCGCGGCGATCAGGGGCGTGACCCAGTCGCCCATCGAGGGCGTGAGTTTTGCCGGGAGTCTCGACGACGCCGCGGCGCCGTCCAGGCACGCGACCCAGTACTACGAGATGATCGGCCACCGTTCCCTCTACCACAAAGGCTGGAAGGCGGTCTGTCCCTGGCCGGGCCCCTCCTTCGCCGAGAGCGGGCCTTTCGGGCAGCCGATATCGGCGGAAAAGCTCAGGGAACTCGATGCAAAGGGCTGGGAACTGTACCATGTGGAGACTGACGTCACCGAGGCGCACAATGTGGCCGGAGAGTACCCGGAGGTCCTGCAGGAACTGGTCACCCTGTGGTACGCGGAGGCGGGCAGGTATCATGTGCTGCCCATCGACGGCCGCGGCGTCCAGCGCTTTGCCGACCCTCGCCCTGAGATAGGAGGGGAGAGGGCGCGCTATGTCTACTTCCCGGGGACGCAGGGAGTGCCCGAGAACACGGCCGTGAAGGTGCTCAACCGCTCGCACGTCATCGCGGCGGTGGTCGATATCCCGGAGGGAGGGGCCGAGGGGGTCCTGCTCTCCCATGGCAGCAATGTCGGGGGGTACGCCCTCTTCGTGAAGGAGAACAGGCTCCACTATGTCCACAACTACGTGGGCGTCAGGGAGTTCCACCTCGTCTCCACGGAGACGGTCCCCGAGGGGCGGGTGGTCCTGAGTTACCAGTTCGAGAGGACGGGCGAGCCCGACGTCAGGAACGGGAAGGGGGCGCCGGGCACGGGGCGCCTGTACTTCAATGAGAGGCCGGTGGGCGAGATGGAGGTGCCGGTGACCGTCCCGATCCTCATCGGCCTCGGTGGGGGACTGTGCTGCGGGCGGAGCAGGGGGTCGCCGATCACAGATCTGTACAGGCCCCCGTTCGCATTCACGGGCACGATCCACCGTGTGGCCGTCGACGTCAGCGGGGAGAGGATCGAGGACCACGAGGCCGAGATCAGGATGGCCCTCGCCCGGCAGTAG
- a CDS encoding malate dehydrogenase: protein MSKVTVVGATGRLGSFASHSISGIPHVDEVLLMGRPGREQSLAGLCHDLTDSCAARGIGTAFTWSTRPEDYADSDVVVVTAGVPRQEGQDRIDLALGNARIIAPIAEEVGSHAPEAIVLMITNPVDVMTAVFLRYSRMDPRQVFGLGTHLDSMRLKALIADYFHVHVSEVHTRIIGEHGESMVPLWSATTIGGIRISNLPAFSSLPMEDMVNRVKSSGSFIIKNSGATVYGPGDAIATLIQTVLANENRILTVSCYIKSEVHNVGNTCIGVPARVNREGVFPVAIRIEENELAAFRASVEKIRGITQQVLEKMDEIRSSD from the coding sequence ATGTCAAAAGTCACTGTTGTCGGAGCCACGGGAAGGCTTGGCTCTTTTGCTTCTCATTCCATCTCAGGTATCCCTCACGTCGATGAGGTGCTTCTCATGGGGCGGCCTGGCAGGGAACAATCTCTTGCAGGTCTCTGTCATGATCTCACGGACTCGTGCGCCGCACGCGGGATAGGGACGGCCTTTACCTGGAGCACACGCCCCGAAGACTATGCCGACTCAGACGTCGTCGTGGTCACGGCAGGGGTGCCGCGCCAGGAAGGACAGGACCGCATCGATCTCGCCCTCGGGAACGCCCGGATCATTGCTCCGATAGCCGAAGAGGTCGGCAGCCATGCTCCCGAAGCGATCGTCCTCATGATCACGAACCCGGTCGACGTGATGACCGCGGTCTTTCTCCGGTACTCGAGGATGGACCCGAGACAGGTCTTCGGCCTGGGCACCCACCTGGACTCGATGCGACTGAAGGCACTGATCGCCGACTATTTCCACGTCCATGTGAGCGAAGTCCACACACGCATCATCGGCGAGCACGGCGAGAGCATGGTCCCGCTCTGGTCCGCGACGACGATCGGCGGCATCAGGATCTCGAACCTGCCGGCGTTTTCCAGCCTCCCGATGGAGGATATGGTGAACAGGGTCAAGAGCAGCGGCAGTTTCATCATCAAAAACAGCGGGGCAACGGTCTATGGGCCGGGCGACGCCATCGCAACCCTGATCCAGACGGTCCTTGCAAACGAGAACAGGATCCTCACAGTCTCCTGTTACATCAAAAGCGAGGTCCACAATGTCGGGAACACCTGCATCGGCGTACCGGCACGGGTCAACCGCGAGGGCGTATTCCCTGTGGCGATCAGGATCGAAGAGAACGAACTGGCCGCGTTCCGCGCCTCGGTCGAGAAGATCCGCGGGATCACGCAACAGGTCCTGGAAAAAATGGACGAGATCAGATCATCCGATTGA
- a CDS encoding HdeD family acid-resistance protein: protein MVVEETFPWWLVLLQGIVTLLFGLVLLAWPAQTLVVLVTFLGIYWMITGIVALVGIFFGGDHGIWTIVLALLGIIAGVLVLAYPLYSTAIISSFLAILIGVLGMIMGAAGIAQGVSGGGWAPALLGIISIILGVILLANPLFTVASLVLLLGILAILGGVSAMVFSFRLRAAG, encoded by the coding sequence GTGGTAGTAGAAGAAACCTTTCCCTGGTGGCTCGTCCTCCTTCAGGGCATCGTCACCCTCCTCTTCGGTCTGGTCCTGCTCGCATGGCCGGCACAGACCCTCGTCGTCCTGGTCACCTTCCTCGGGATATACTGGATGATCACCGGCATCGTCGCCCTTGTCGGTATATTCTTCGGTGGAGACCACGGGATATGGACGATCGTCCTCGCCCTCCTCGGGATCATCGCCGGGGTCCTGGTGCTGGCGTACCCCCTGTACAGCACGGCCATCATCTCCTCATTCCTCGCGATCCTCATCGGCGTGCTCGGGATGATCATGGGGGCCGCCGGCATCGCACAGGGCGTGAGCGGCGGCGGGTGGGCGCCGGCACTCCTCGGCATCATCAGCATCATCCTCGGCGTCATCCTCCTCGCAAACCCCCTCTTCACCGTCGCGTCCCTGGTGCTGCTCCTCGGCATCCTGGCGATCCTCGGCGGGGTGAGCGCGATGGTCTTCTCCTTCCGCCTGCGTGCGGCAGGGTGA
- a CDS encoding elongation factor 1-beta has protein sequence MGKVAVILKLMPESADIPVEDLKTAIKATVQGIDDVREEPIGFGLFALKVAAIIEDEEGATDALESKLAAVEGIASAEITDVNRMI, from the coding sequence ATGGGAAAAGTCGCCGTCATTCTGAAACTCATGCCTGAATCAGCCGACATCCCGGTTGAAGACCTCAAGACGGCCATCAAGGCCACTGTTCAGGGCATTGACGACGTCAGAGAAGAACCGATCGGTTTCGGGCTCTTCGCTCTCAAGGTCGCCGCCATCATCGAGGATGAAGAAGGCGCCACCGACGCTCTGGAGTCGAAACTCGCCGCTGTCGAAGGCATTGCAAGCGCCGAGATCACCGACGTCAATCGGATGATCTGA